The Rickettsiales bacterium nucleotide sequence ATCTGATTATGTTAATGTATTCCTTGATAAACTTGTAAATTGGAGCTTGGCAGATAGGATAGTTGAGACAACAACTAAAATTTAAGCTCTGGATTTGCTATCAATTCCATTTTCAATATTTGCATATAGAGCCTCATTTTTAACTTCTAGTTTATAGCCTTCTGTCATTTGTTTAACTTTTTCCTGAAGTTTATCCAAATCTATTGATCCCTTTCCGTCGTCAGATTTTTGTATTGGGTTATGTTTTTCGTAAACTGGAACATAATCTGCTGGAGTTACTTTTTGATATTTGCCATCAATATTTTTTCTTAATTCATTCGCTTCATTTCTAATTTGAGCAATTTCTGATTTATTCATATCTCTTTCAGGTGAAGTAACACTCATTCCATTGCTATCTAATTTTATAGTTATAGTTTTATTATTTATAAGATCATAAATACTAATTTGATTTTCTAAGATTTTGTAATTTCTTAGATTGCTTCCTTCGCCCATCATTGCTATGTCAAATTTAATATATAATTCTTGATCAATTTTTTCACCTAGGGAGTATCTAACATACTGGTATTCTTCAAGTTTTCCTCCTTGCTCTAGTAATTTAGATTGATACATTACTTCCCTGTAATAGCTATAATCTGAGCCGAAATATTTATCTACATAATCTGAAATTAGACCTTCCATATAAGGATTCTCTGCTTGAATATGATATGAAGATTTATCTTTGCTAAATATGGGCTCGCTAAAACCATATTGAGTATGAGGGAAAACTTCTAATCTAATAGGAAAATTTTTTTTAGAATCATCTTCACCAAGATCAATTTCAGCAAAATCCAATGCAAAGCCTTCTGGTCTATATTTTGCTGATGGCTCATTTGTATAATTAAGCTGAAATTTTGATAATTTACTACCACTAAATTTTATTTGAGCATTCTGAAATGCCTGTTGTGGCTGAATTTGCAATAAAAAATTTTGCATAAAACTATTTGTTGAATTAATTGAGCTTGATACTAATACAAAATAGTTAAAATAATGTTAAAGAAACTGAAAAATTTTACCTTACATAAAAAATCAGGCAAGGCGAGGCTTGGAACGCTTATAACGCCTCATGGGGAGATTCAAACGCCAATCTTTATGCCAGTTGGAACGGCTGGAACGGTGAAGGCGGTTGCGGTGGATGATTTGCACGCAATTGGCGTGCAGATAATTCTAGGTAATACTTATCATCTTAATCTTCGTCCAACATCTGAGAGGATTGCGGAATTTGGCGGGTTGCATAAATTTATGAATTGGAATAAGCCGATACTTACGGATTCTGGGGGTTTTCAGGTAATGAGCCTTTCTAAAATCCGAAAAATTACTGAGGAGGGCGTTCAGTTTCAATCTCACATAGATGGCTCAAAGCATATGATTTCGCCTGAGCGTTCAATGGAAATTCAGCATAATATTGGTGCTGATATTACAATGATATTTGATGAATGCACGCCGTTTCCTGCAACTCACGAGGTTGCCAAAAAATCAATGGAGTTATCTTTAAGGTGGGCGGAAAGGAGTAAAAAAAGCTTTGGGGAGCTTAAGAAGCAGAACCTCGGATCTTCAGAACCTCAGAACTCCAGAATTCAAAATTTCCGAAATTCTGAAGTTCCGGAGTTCCGAAGTTCTGAATACCTCTTATTCGGTATCGTGCAAGGCAGTGTTTATGAGGATTTACGCTTGAAATCCGCGGAAGAACTTCTTAAAATTGGGTTTGATGGAATGGCGATAGGCGGGCTTGCAGTTGGCGAGGGGCAAGCGGAAATGCTAAGAGTGCTTGATTTTACCTTGCCTGCAATCCCTGAAAATTTACCCCGCTATTTAATGGGTGTTGGCAAGCCTGATGATTTGGTTGAAGCAATCGCTAGAGGCGTTGATATGTTTGATTGCGTGCTTCCCACTAGAAGTGGCAGAAATGGTCAGATTTTCACTTGGAATGGTGCTATAAATATCAAAAATTCTAAATTTGCTGATGATAAATCTCCACTTGATGAAACAAGTGAACATAAAGCTTTAAGTCAGTATTCTAAGGGTTATTTGCATCACCTGATGAAATCAGATGAAATACTTGGCTGTATGCTTTGCTCACAAGCTAATTTAGCGTTTTATTTGGATTTAATGGCAAAAATCCGACAAGCAATCTCTGAAGATAAATTCCTGGATTTTTACAATAATTTTTTAGAGAATTATAGAAAGTTTTATTAAACCCTATCTTGATTTTTTTGGAAGGGTGGTATAAATCATTTCTAGATTAGCCCCTGTGGTGGAACTGGTAGACGCGTCGGATTCAAAATCCGATACCGCAAGGTGTGTCGGTTCGATTCCGACCGGGGGCACCAAACCATACTAAAGCGGAGTGGCATAGAACCACTAATTTTTAATCATATCTTTTATTTCTTGAATAATTTCTTCAGGTGGGTTTTCACCATAACCTTTTTTAAGAACCACCCCATAACTATCAAGGTTTAACGCTTTTCCTAGTTCAACATCTTTTTCAAAAATCTTTTCTTTCAGTGGTTCAAGTTTTAGAATCCACCAAGCATAATCACCATTATTCTTGCTAGTAACAATTCTAAATAATCCAAATTTTGTGTATTGTAATTTGTTCATTATTTTTCTAGAAATTTTGGGAGATCAAATAGTAGTTTGTCTTTTGTTGTTCCACCGTCAACTATGTTAGTTAAAGTGTTTTCTGTTTTTATTTCATTAAGCAGTTTATTTTCTGAAAGTCTTTTATACTCTTGTTGCAAACCCTCTAGGTCTGGTTTAAGTTTTATCAATTCTTCAATAAAAACCTTTTGAACATGCCTAGCGTGGACTTCTGAAGGCTGAGATTTATATAAATTAATATCTTCATTCGCTTGAATGTAATATTTGCTATAAGGCATATTCTGTAGCCTTATAGCATTTTTATCTTCTTCGGTTCCAACCATGCTAGAATACTTTTCATAACCTCTTCCATGCCCAAGTATTTCATGTGCTAAAGCACTAATTAAAACTTCAGGACTTTTAAAAGCGTTTAAATCTTTCGGTAAAAACAGGAAGTGTGTGTCAAGCATAGATTGGTGATATATGCCCTTACCATCAGTTGAGAATTCAATATGAATATCATATTTCAAGTTACTAGCTTCAGAAATATTTTTTATAAAATTTTTTAAAAATACTTCTTTTCCACTTTGATCTAAAAATGCCCAATTTTCTATATCATTTATAAGGTTATAACCTTTAATTAATTTTTTAAATAAAGATCTAGTAAAGTCAGCCTCTGATTCAAGAAATTCAGGAGATAGTTTATGTGATATAATTTTCTCTTTATCAGAATACTCAGACCTATTATTACGCTTCAATTCCTTAAAATAAGAATCTGGATTATAATTCTTCAGAAAATTTTCAGAACCATTTTTCATTAGTATTTAAGACTGAATTTTTTAAATTTATTATTAGAATTCATTTTATCACAAAAAAGTTAAAAAAACACTAATCAGAAGCTTCATTTCTTATCTCATTGAAATATAGTTGCTTTTTATAAAGCTTGAAGAATCGGCTGCCATTCAAATATCTTCCCTCCCAATGTAGGCGGGGCGGAAAACACCTCTCCTAAAGTGTTGATTGATTCAAAAAACTCTGTTATTTGGTTCGAGGTTACTCCGCGTTGGGGCACCAAACCTATTAAAACTCAATAACTTCTTTACCTTTAGAAAGGGCGGTTACGCCAGTTTTGGCGACTTCTTTAACGCCAAATGGCTTCATAAGAGTAATGAATTTTTCAATTTTTGCAGGTAAATCTGCTAGTTCAAAAACGAATGATTCTGGCGTTGAATCAATAGTTCTAGCACCAAATCTATCAGCCAATGCTTGGGCAGCGGTTCTATCTTCAGGCTTATCACTTAGAACTTTAACCAAAGCCAAGGCACGCTCAATATGGGGGCTATCATAGGTTAAATCTTTAACTGAATAAACTGGCACAAGCCTATTTAGTAATGCCATAATTTGCTCAATAACTGCGTAAGAACCTTTTGTAACAATCGTTATTCTGGAAACCGCACGCTCATCATCAACCGAGCTAACGGTTAGAGAATCAATATTATAGCCACGGCTAGTAAAAACGCCAATCACCCTTGATAAAGCACCCGGCTCATCATCAAGAATTACGGAGAGAGTATGGCTAACAGCCTCATCTTTCTTTTCAATAATTTCATAAACGGAGAGTTTAGTATTCATGGCTTAAAATTATTTTGATTCGGAAAATTTATAAAACAAATTTATTTAATATCAAAGTTTATTTAACAAAAAACCCCACCTTTTGAGGGGTGGGGTAAAAATTTTTAAGTATCAGTGCAAGTAAGTTAATACTTGCACTGAAAACTGATACTAGTTATTATTTCACAACTTTAGAAACAACGCCAGCACCAACCGTTCTGCCACCTTCACGGATAGCGAAACGAAGGCCTTCATCCATCGCAACAGGTGAAAGAAGTTCAACAATAAATTTAGTGTTATCGCCAGGCATAATCATCTCAGTTCCAGCTGGAAGCGTGATGCTACCAGTTACGTCAGTTGTTCTGAAGTAGAATTGTGGGCGATAGTTAGAGAAGAATGGAGTATGTCTGCCACCTTCTTCTTTAGTTAAAATATAAACTTCTGCTTCAAATTGTGTGTGTGGAGTAATAGAACCAGGTTTAGCAAGAACTTGACCACGCTCAACTTCTTCACGCTTAGTTCCACGAAGTAGAACACCAACGTTATCACCAGCTTCACCTTGATCAAGAAGTTTACGAAACATTTCAACACCTGTGCAAGTAGTTTTAATAGTAGGCTTGAAACCAACTATTTCAATCTCTTCACCAACTTTAATAACGCCTTGCTCAACACGACCAGTAACAACTGTTCCACGGCCTTCAATTGAGAATACATCTTCTACTGGCATAAGGAATGGCTTATCAAGAACACGGGTTGGCTGAGGAATATAAGCATCAACTTGTTTCATTAATTCTAAAATAGAATTTTCACCGATTTCAGCATCTCTACCTTCAAGTGCAGCTAATGCAGAACCTTTCACGATAGGGATTTGATCACCAGGGAAACCATAAG carries:
- the tuf gene encoding elongation factor Tu — protein: MSKAKFERTKPHCNIGTIGHVDHGKTTLTAAITTVLSKSGKAEARKYDQIDAAPEEKARGITINTAHVEYETDTRHYAHVDCPGHADYVKNMITGAAQMDGAILVVNAADGPMPQTREHILLARQVGVPAIVVYMNKVDQVDDKELLDLVEMEIRELLSSYGFPGDQIPIVKGSALAALEGRDAEIGENSILELMKQVDAYIPQPTRVLDKPFLMPVEDVFSIEGRGTVVTGRVEQGVIKVGEEIEIVGFKPTIKTTCTGVEMFRKLLDQGEAGDNVGVLLRGTKREEVERGQVLAKPGSITPHTQFEAEVYILTKEEGGRHTPFFSNYRPQFYFRTTDVTGSITLPAGTEMIMPGDNTKFIVELLSPVAMDEGLRFAIREGGRTVGAGVVSKVVK
- a CDS encoding tRNA guanosine(34) transglycosylase Tgt, whose amino-acid sequence is MLKKLKNFTLHKKSGKARLGTLITPHGEIQTPIFMPVGTAGTVKAVAVDDLHAIGVQIILGNTYHLNLRPTSERIAEFGGLHKFMNWNKPILTDSGGFQVMSLSKIRKITEEGVQFQSHIDGSKHMISPERSMEIQHNIGADITMIFDECTPFPATHEVAKKSMELSLRWAERSKKSFGELKKQNLGSSEPQNSRIQNFRNSEVPEFRSSEYLLFGIVQGSVYEDLRLKSAEELLKIGFDGMAIGGLAVGEGQAEMLRVLDFTLPAIPENLPRYLMGVGKPDDLVEAIARGVDMFDCVLPTRSGRNGQIFTWNGAINIKNSKFADDKSPLDETSEHKALSQYSKGYLHHLMKSDEILGCMLCSQANLAFYLDLMAKIRQAISEDKFLDFYNNFLENYRKFY
- the ilvN gene encoding acetolactate synthase small subunit translates to MNTKLSVYEIIEKKDEAVSHTLSVILDDEPGALSRVIGVFTSRGYNIDSLTVSSVDDERAVSRITIVTKGSYAVIEQIMALLNRLVPVYSVKDLTYDSPHIERALALVKVLSDKPEDRTAAQALADRFGARTIDSTPESFVFELADLPAKIEKFITLMKPFGVKEVAKTGVTALSKGKEVIEF